AACTTCAGGCACAACCCTACCATTATCATTTGTTGGGTAATTAAAATCATCTAGTCCAGCAGATGATGCATTATCCATAGTTGGTGTTGGCATCATCAAATAAACAGCAACTAAGGCTACAGCGGTAATTGCTGCAATAATAGCATAAAACATAATCTTTCTCCTTTTTTAAACTTCTAAAGATTTACATATTTAAAATCTTTTTAAATCTTTTTTAATATCCATCTGTTATTGGGTTTTTACTTGGAACAAAAGCAAACCCACCAAAACTTACACCATTATTAAACTTATTTTTACAAGTTGATAAAAGCTTATCACACCCAGCGTAGCAATTTATCACACTTGATTTATCCAAATTCCCTAGTGGAAACATCAGAAAAATTGTATCCTTGCTAGATTTTGTTATATAGCTTCTTTGACGGTTAAACTCAGCATATCCACCTGTAAAATAACCAACTGGCTTTTTTTCTATAAGGCTTGATTTTATACTCATAAAATCTTTTGCTATCTCACACTCGCTTCCTAAAATAGTGATTTTAAAATCATCTTTATTTAAAGAGCAGTTTTTATCAAAGCACTCAAAAGAGCAGTTCCTACTATATGTTCTAGTTGGAATTTTGCTTTTCATAAGCCCACCAAGAGTTGCAAGGCGTAAAGATGCAGTGCTGTCATTTAAACTAAACTCCACATCTTTTATGCGTCCTACAAATTGCTGTAAGCCTTTTTCATCTAAGATTCTTACATAAACATTTACACTAGGATTAAAAAATTTAAATAAATTTATAGGATAAATATCCTTACTAGCTATAATTACCGCATCATCATTTAAACTATCTTTTGACAACTCTTTTGTATAGATACTAGCTGCTTTGTAAATATTATTATTTAGAGTAAAATCACTATCTTTGGATGAATAATAAGTAACTTCATTT
The sequence above is a segment of the Campylobacter corcagiensis genome. Coding sequences within it:
- a CDS encoding phage BR0599 family protein — encoded protein: MSELFEFILENEVTYYSSKDSDFTLNNNIYKAASIYTKELSKDSLNDDAVIIASKDIYPINLFKFFNPSVNVYVRILDEKGLQQFVGRIKDVEFSLNDSTASLRLATLGGLMKSKIPTRTYSRNCSFECFDKNCSLNKDDFKITILGSECEIAKDFMSIKSSLIEKKPVGYFTGGYAEFNRQRSYITKSSKDTIFLMFPLGNLDKSSVINCYAGCDKLLSTCKNKFNNGVSFGGFAFVPSKNPITDGY